Proteins found in one Meiothermus sp. Pnk-1 genomic segment:
- a CDS encoding chromosome segregation SMC family protein — translation MKIDRLILQGFKSFGERTVLEFGPGVTGIVGPNGSGKSNILEGLRWVVGARARELRSEEPQALLFHGSEARAPMPFAEVVLELSRGSERLSVSRRLDRDGEAEVRLGNKPSTLRAVERALAGAGLGRGGYAVIGQGEVGAILQSGPEVLLGYLEEAAGLKAVTLAAKAAHERLELAVQEMQTLRAEHARLQGALSEKATQAEAARQARALSAQILLLRHALLEAKAEEARMEAHQAEERIARLEAERRTLTEHLAQLQARKTQLQALLETLQADHARAVRQAESLNGERKLLRQERNHQADLLARLEREKSRLEAELARLEALPLPASPPIPEESLQERLAGAERLRAVEVEWQEAEAALRLAQTRYEAYLKAQATYDAQRQAFLQAQAERLRLEATVQQLSQDLAQATQQRQQAEAREKALRAELDRLVGQEGRLTAEARALRAEVERLEALLRSGADLGEGPRRVKEARLQGILGVVADLLEVPPGLEGAAEVALGARLQWVLTADDHAAQEAIEMLKQKGGRATFLPLTLLPPAPKPRRGWDQEPGVLGLARELVGVRGYPQVGPALFGETLILSSLEAALSLAKRHPDAPRMVTLEGELLEPSGALTGGKLQKGGQMLALRRRVREGGAEAERLEAELAQLARQTRRLREDLKRLDLPMLRQREQTLQAELRSLGANLERLPKVAAPEAPEPVEPPNRDRLEALLREREALRQGLQEAREVQMAWRHYREELARYQEAQSRIREAAQRIASLDLEREQIEARMAQLALQEAELAAKEGELGLAALEARLREARQTTRSLADEESRLLARTNALLAELEQSRITQARREAALEALQAERSELPPVGGELPKGSPRTLARQLSEAEAALAALGAVNHLAEAEQRDLADRAEALQTALREAEEVAGRLEAELKAVEREYQGRLEAAYGRFRNKFAEYAEALLGAEARLELLPYRGLRLVLRPAGKRTVDLNLLSMGERTMGALAFLFALSEASEEGRGLPVAVLDEVDAPLDEANILRFTEFLQRFKGETQFVLVTHQKRTMEACDALYGVTSERGMSRIYSIRREAALS, via the coding sequence ATGAAGATTGACCGCCTTATCCTGCAAGGATTCAAATCCTTTGGCGAACGCACGGTGCTCGAGTTCGGCCCCGGGGTAACCGGAATCGTCGGCCCCAACGGGTCGGGCAAGAGCAATATCCTGGAGGGTTTACGCTGGGTGGTGGGGGCTCGAGCCCGTGAGCTGCGAAGCGAAGAGCCCCAAGCGCTTTTGTTTCACGGCTCGGAGGCCCGAGCCCCCATGCCCTTTGCCGAAGTAGTCCTCGAGCTTTCCCGCGGCTCCGAGCGGCTTAGCGTAAGCCGCCGTTTGGATCGCGATGGAGAGGCCGAGGTACGGCTGGGAAACAAACCTTCCACCTTACGGGCGGTGGAGCGGGCCTTGGCGGGAGCCGGGCTGGGGCGGGGCGGCTACGCGGTGATCGGGCAGGGCGAGGTTGGGGCCATCCTCCAGTCCGGCCCGGAGGTGCTCCTGGGTTACCTCGAGGAGGCCGCCGGCCTCAAGGCGGTGACCCTGGCTGCCAAGGCCGCACATGAGCGGCTCGAGTTGGCGGTGCAGGAGATGCAGACCCTGCGAGCCGAGCATGCCCGTTTGCAGGGCGCGCTGTCGGAAAAAGCCACCCAAGCCGAGGCCGCCCGTCAAGCCCGGGCCCTGAGCGCGCAGATCCTCCTGTTGCGCCACGCCCTGCTCGAGGCCAAGGCCGAGGAAGCCCGCATGGAAGCCCACCAGGCCGAGGAGCGTATCGCCCGGCTCGAGGCCGAACGGCGCACCCTTACGGAGCATCTGGCGCAGTTGCAGGCGCGGAAAACCCAGCTTCAAGCCCTTCTCGAGACCCTCCAGGCGGACCACGCCCGCGCCGTGCGCCAGGCCGAGAGCCTAAACGGAGAGCGGAAGCTGTTGCGCCAAGAGCGCAACCACCAGGCCGACCTCTTGGCTCGGCTCGAGCGGGAGAAAAGCCGGCTCGAGGCCGAGCTGGCCCGGCTCGAGGCCTTGCCGCTGCCTGCCTCGCCCCCGATTCCCGAGGAGAGCCTTCAGGAGCGCCTGGCCGGGGCCGAGCGGTTGCGGGCCGTCGAGGTTGAGTGGCAAGAGGCCGAAGCTGCCCTGCGCTTGGCCCAAACCCGCTACGAGGCTTACCTGAAGGCCCAAGCTACCTATGACGCCCAGCGACAGGCTTTCCTCCAGGCCCAGGCCGAGCGGCTTCGGCTCGAGGCCACCGTCCAGCAGCTTTCCCAAGACCTGGCCCAAGCGACCCAGCAACGCCAGCAGGCCGAAGCGCGGGAGAAAGCCCTGCGCGCCGAGCTGGACCGGCTGGTGGGCCAGGAGGGAAGGTTGACCGCCGAGGCCCGGGCCCTCAGGGCCGAGGTGGAGCGGCTCGAGGCCCTGCTGCGCTCCGGCGCCGACCTCGGTGAGGGTCCGCGGCGGGTCAAAGAAGCCCGGCTCCAGGGCATCCTGGGGGTAGTGGCGGACCTCCTCGAGGTCCCCCCGGGGCTGGAGGGTGCGGCCGAGGTGGCGCTGGGGGCCAGGCTACAGTGGGTGCTTACGGCGGACGATCACGCCGCCCAAGAGGCCATCGAGATGCTCAAGCAGAAGGGGGGGCGGGCCACCTTTTTGCCCCTGACCCTGCTCCCGCCTGCCCCGAAGCCCCGCCGCGGCTGGGACCAAGAGCCGGGAGTGCTCGGCCTGGCGCGCGAGCTGGTGGGAGTGCGCGGCTACCCCCAGGTCGGTCCCGCCCTGTTCGGCGAGACGCTGATCCTGAGCTCGCTCGAGGCCGCCCTTTCCCTCGCCAAACGCCACCCCGACGCGCCGCGCATGGTCACCCTGGAGGGCGAACTCCTCGAGCCCAGCGGGGCCCTCACCGGCGGGAAGCTGCAAAAAGGCGGGCAGATGCTGGCCCTGCGGCGCCGGGTGCGCGAGGGAGGGGCGGAGGCCGAGCGGCTCGAGGCCGAGCTGGCCCAGCTGGCCCGGCAAACCCGGCGCCTCCGCGAGGACTTGAAACGGCTCGACCTCCCCATGCTCCGGCAACGGGAACAGACCCTTCAGGCCGAGCTGCGCTCGCTCGGCGCCAACCTCGAACGGCTGCCCAAGGTCGCGGCCCCCGAAGCCCCCGAGCCGGTAGAACCGCCCAACCGCGACCGGCTGGAGGCCCTCCTCCGCGAGCGCGAGGCGCTGCGCCAGGGGTTGCAGGAGGCCCGCGAAGTCCAGATGGCCTGGCGGCACTACCGCGAGGAGCTGGCCCGCTACCAGGAAGCGCAATCCCGAATCCGCGAAGCCGCGCAACGGATAGCCTCCTTGGACCTCGAGCGTGAGCAGATCGAAGCCCGGATGGCTCAACTCGCCCTTCAGGAAGCCGAACTGGCCGCAAAAGAAGGGGAACTGGGACTCGCCGCGCTGGAGGCCCGCCTGCGCGAGGCCCGCCAGACCACCCGCAGCTTGGCCGATGAGGAGTCCCGGCTGCTCGCCCGCACCAACGCGCTCTTGGCCGAGCTCGAGCAATCCCGTATCACCCAAGCCCGCCGCGAGGCCGCCCTGGAAGCCCTCCAGGCCGAGCGGTCCGAGCTTCCTCCGGTAGGGGGAGAGCTGCCCAAAGGTAGCCCCCGCACCTTGGCCCGCCAGCTCTCCGAGGCCGAGGCCGCCCTTGCGGCGCTGGGGGCGGTCAACCACCTGGCCGAGGCCGAGCAGCGGGACCTCGCGGATCGCGCCGAGGCCTTGCAGACCGCTTTGCGTGAGGCCGAGGAGGTAGCGGGCAGGCTCGAGGCCGAGCTCAAAGCGGTCGAGCGGGAGTACCAGGGAAGGCTCGAGGCGGCTTACGGGCGTTTCCGGAACAAGTTTGCCGAGTACGCCGAAGCTTTGCTGGGAGCAGAAGCTCGGCTGGAGCTACTTCCTTACCGCGGACTGCGCCTGGTGCTGCGGCCTGCAGGAAAGCGCACGGTGGACCTAAACCTGCTCTCTATGGGCGAGCGCACCATGGGGGCTTTGGCCTTTCTTTTCGCCCTATCGGAAGCCTCTGAAGAGGGGAGGGGATTGCCGGTGGCGGTGTTGGATGAGGTAGATGCCCCCCTCGACGAGGCCAATATCCTGCGCTTCACCGAGTTCCTGCAGCGCTTCAAGGGGGAGACCCAATTCGTCCTCGTCACCCACCAAAAGCGCACCATGGAGGCCTGTGACGCACTCTACGGGGTGACCAGCGAACGAGGGATGAGCCGAATCTACAGCATCCGCCGCGAGGCCGCTCTAAGCTAG
- a CDS encoding GerMN domain-containing protein produces the protein MIRRALSLWNLLGVLALAVGLWAFWASSNTVVNNAVNLPSEAQKAKPGPKALHLYFADPRGEKFLVETRMVEMETDEEAHNRALAELLKGPQVQGANPVVPPGLPVPTVFLRDNLAYVDLPAAYGRLGLGTTGEVMLVYGIAYTLLDFPDVQGVRFLLAGKEIDSLGHLSLLEPIRRP, from the coding sequence GTGATCCGCCGCGCGCTAAGCCTGTGGAACCTGTTGGGGGTCCTGGCCTTGGCGGTGGGGTTATGGGCTTTCTGGGCCAGCAGCAATACCGTCGTCAACAATGCGGTCAACCTTCCCTCGGAGGCGCAAAAGGCCAAGCCCGGCCCCAAGGCCCTACACCTGTACTTCGCCGACCCCCGCGGAGAAAAATTCCTCGTCGAGACCCGCATGGTGGAGATGGAAACCGACGAAGAAGCGCACAACCGGGCCCTGGCGGAGCTGCTCAAGGGGCCGCAGGTCCAAGGAGCGAACCCAGTGGTACCCCCGGGATTACCGGTTCCCACCGTCTTTCTGCGGGACAATCTGGCCTACGTGGACCTCCCAGCGGCCTATGGCCGATTGGGGTTGGGTACCACCGGTGAGGTGATGCTGGTATACGGCATCGCCTACACCCTGCTCGACTTCCCCGACGTGCAGGGGGTGCGCTTCCTGCTCGCGGGCAAGGAGATAGACTCCCTCGGACATCTGTCGCTTCTCGAGCCCATCCGTAGGCCATAG
- a CDS encoding N-acetylmuramoyl-L-alanine amidase, giving the protein MRMRIPRWGLMGALVGLAVGLAQTPVPLQTRPLMLGSLQSYVAYPADAGVPYASAPQLAKALGLGYLEEGGRLSLSVGSRVASFTVYPSGAQAVAGEGAWQRSGGIWVPLPRLARLLDLSYEVRDDGVAVGLKPARLLGAVVTQSEGVERITLQLDRDVPARLLGDDRVGLVGVTGGGAEGVTTAPAVYGLEVGLPGSGPARLYFLPRQVVVERGNPKSSRVPLVVIDPGHGGTDSGFIQSGIREKDLTLNLAQTLRALLTSSGLRVSLTREGDQTLSLQNRANAGAFAQVLLSLHVAPGDRVNLYTNPNQGKLLFLSKGRQLLPSTPEPRKGLLLGYVSPEGSSADLLRRLSEEISAVGVVSAQGEGDYLVLSQSGGAAVLAEFGFDNVSTPQGRQQLAQAMANATLKYLGRLQPTNSAPGSNPPPSSQPKPGGNP; this is encoded by the coding sequence ATGCGAATGCGTATTCCCAGATGGGGGCTGATGGGGGCGTTGGTGGGTCTGGCCGTTGGGCTGGCGCAGACCCCGGTGCCGCTGCAAACGCGCCCGCTAATGCTGGGCAGCCTCCAAAGTTACGTGGCTTACCCCGCGGACGCGGGTGTGCCTTACGCCTCCGCTCCCCAGCTCGCCAAGGCCCTAGGGCTGGGCTACCTGGAAGAGGGGGGGCGCCTCAGCTTGAGCGTCGGCAGTCGGGTGGCGAGTTTTACCGTCTACCCCAGCGGAGCCCAGGCCGTTGCGGGCGAAGGGGCCTGGCAGCGCTCGGGGGGGATCTGGGTGCCGCTACCCCGATTGGCCCGCCTCCTTGACCTATCCTATGAAGTTCGAGACGACGGAGTGGCGGTAGGGCTCAAACCGGCCCGCCTCCTCGGCGCTGTAGTGACCCAGTCCGAAGGGGTGGAGCGAATCACCTTGCAGCTCGACCGCGACGTACCGGCGCGGCTCTTAGGCGATGACCGGGTAGGGCTGGTAGGGGTGACAGGGGGGGGAGCCGAAGGGGTGACGACTGCCCCAGCGGTCTACGGCCTCGAGGTCGGGCTTCCCGGCAGCGGACCTGCGCGGCTTTACTTCCTGCCCCGCCAGGTGGTGGTGGAGCGGGGCAACCCCAAGAGCTCGAGGGTTCCCCTGGTGGTCATCGACCCCGGCCACGGCGGGACGGACTCAGGCTTTATCCAGTCGGGGATTCGCGAGAAAGACCTGACCCTCAACCTAGCCCAGACCCTGCGTGCCCTGCTGACCTCCAGCGGCCTTCGGGTGAGCCTGACCCGGGAGGGGGACCAGACGCTCTCGCTGCAAAACCGGGCCAACGCCGGGGCTTTTGCCCAGGTGCTGCTGAGCTTGCACGTGGCCCCGGGTGACCGGGTGAACCTCTATACCAACCCCAATCAGGGGAAGCTGCTCTTCCTCAGCAAAGGCCGCCAGCTCCTCCCCAGTACCCCCGAGCCGCGCAAGGGGTTGCTCCTTGGCTACGTCTCCCCGGAGGGCTCGAGCGCGGATCTGCTCAGGCGGCTGAGCGAAGAGATCTCCGCCGTGGGAGTGGTGAGCGCCCAAGGGGAAGGGGACTACCTGGTGCTCTCGCAAAGCGGCGGGGCTGCGGTGTTGGCCGAGTTTGGTTTCGACAACGTTTCCACCCCCCAGGGTCGGCAGCAACTAGCCCAAGCGATGGCGAACGCGACCCTCAAATACCTAGGCCGCCTCCAGCCGACCAATAGCGCTCCCGGGAGCAACCCCCCGCCTAGCTCCCAACCCAAACCGGGAGGCAATCCGTGA
- the smpB gene encoding SsrA-binding protein SmpB: MAFMENRRARHDYEILETYEAGLSLQGTEVKSLRAGQVDFTGSFARFVGGELFLENLYIAPYEKGSYTNHDPRRLRKLLLHRHELDKLRSRVEQKGLTLVPLKIYFNDRGYAKLLLGLARGKRAYQKKAEDKKQAVRRALEDG, encoded by the coding sequence ATGGCTTTCATGGAAAACCGCCGCGCGCGGCATGATTACGAAATCCTCGAGACCTACGAGGCTGGCCTGTCCCTGCAGGGGACCGAGGTCAAATCGTTGCGGGCCGGGCAGGTAGACTTCACCGGCAGCTTTGCCCGGTTCGTGGGGGGGGAACTCTTCTTGGAGAACCTCTACATCGCCCCTTACGAAAAGGGCTCTTACACCAACCACGACCCGCGGCGGCTGCGCAAGCTGCTCCTGCACCGCCACGAACTCGATAAGCTGCGCTCGAGGGTGGAGCAAAAAGGGCTCACCCTGGTCCCCCTCAAAATCTACTTCAACGACCGAGGCTACGCTAAGCTCTTGCTGGGCCTAGCTCGGGGTAAGCGGGCGTACCAGAAAAAAGCCGAGGACAAAAAGCAAGCCGTACGGCGGGCTCTAGAAGATGGGTAA
- the aspS gene encoding aspartate--tRNA ligase, whose translation MRRTHYCGQVDEQLVGQNVTLEGWVNRRRDLGGLIFIDLRDREGLVQVVVSPDSPAFAEADRVRNEWVVRVQGAVRERPVEQINPKLHSGKVEVVATSLEVLSEARTLPFQVDAGWRGEEEQYVNEEVRLRNRVVDLRRKRLHQNLRLRHRVITAIYRFLDQAGFTNVETPYLTRSTPEGARDFLVPSRLAPGHFYALPQSPQLFKQMLMVAGYDRYFQIARCFRDEDLRADRQPDFTQLDMEMSFVEQEDILTLNEQLAAYVVKEALGVELPLPFPRLTYRQAMDTYGSDKPEVRFGLELQEVTGLFAGGEFRAFAGVETVKCLVAPTLLSRREIEALEAVAKSKGAAGLAWARFEGGGLSGGIAKFIPAALLEQVRVAEGQTLLFVAGPWRKAVEGLGAVRLELGRRLGLIRPGYRFLWVVDFPLLEWDEEGGRWTYMHHPFTSPNLDDLPLLESDPGKVRAYAYDLVFNGLEVGGGSIRIHRRDLQERMFALLGISPAEAQEKFGFLLEALSYGAPPHGGIAWGLDRFIATLAGEESIREVIAFPKNKEGRETLTGAPSRVSAAQLTELGIALGHTE comes from the coding sequence ATGCGCCGTACGCACTACTGTGGCCAAGTCGACGAACAGCTGGTAGGACAAAACGTAACCCTGGAGGGCTGGGTGAATCGGCGACGCGATCTGGGAGGGCTGATCTTCATCGACCTGCGCGACCGCGAGGGCCTGGTTCAGGTGGTGGTGAGCCCGGATAGCCCAGCCTTCGCCGAGGCCGACCGGGTGCGAAACGAGTGGGTGGTGCGTGTACAGGGGGCAGTGCGAGAGCGGCCCGTAGAACAGATCAATCCCAAGCTCCACTCCGGCAAGGTGGAGGTAGTAGCCACATCCCTGGAGGTGCTCTCCGAGGCCCGCACCCTCCCCTTCCAGGTGGACGCCGGCTGGCGCGGGGAAGAAGAACAATACGTAAACGAGGAGGTGCGGCTTAGGAACCGGGTGGTAGATCTGCGGCGCAAGCGCCTGCACCAGAATCTACGGCTGCGCCACCGGGTGATCACGGCCATCTACCGCTTTCTCGACCAGGCCGGCTTCACCAACGTGGAGACCCCTTACCTGACCCGCAGCACGCCCGAAGGAGCCCGCGACTTTTTGGTGCCTTCGCGGCTGGCCCCCGGCCACTTCTACGCCTTGCCGCAATCTCCCCAGCTTTTCAAGCAGATGCTGATGGTGGCGGGGTACGACCGGTACTTCCAGATCGCCCGTTGCTTCCGCGACGAAGATTTGCGCGCCGACCGCCAACCGGACTTCACCCAGCTGGATATGGAGATGTCCTTTGTGGAGCAGGAAGACATCCTCACGCTCAACGAACAGCTCGCCGCTTACGTGGTGAAGGAAGCGCTGGGGGTCGAACTCCCCCTCCCCTTCCCCCGCCTCACCTACCGGCAGGCGATGGATACCTACGGCTCGGACAAGCCCGAGGTGCGCTTCGGCCTCGAGCTCCAGGAGGTGACTGGGCTGTTTGCAGGGGGCGAGTTCCGCGCTTTCGCCGGGGTCGAGACGGTGAAGTGCCTGGTGGCCCCAACCCTGCTTTCCCGCCGGGAGATCGAAGCGCTGGAAGCGGTCGCCAAGTCCAAGGGGGCCGCCGGGCTGGCCTGGGCCAGGTTCGAGGGGGGTGGACTCAGCGGGGGTATCGCCAAATTCATCCCCGCCGCCCTGCTCGAGCAGGTCCGGGTGGCAGAGGGCCAGACCCTGCTCTTCGTGGCCGGCCCCTGGCGCAAGGCGGTGGAGGGCCTGGGGGCCGTGCGGCTGGAGTTGGGCCGGAGGCTAGGCCTGATCAGGCCGGGGTACCGCTTTTTGTGGGTGGTGGACTTTCCCCTGTTGGAATGGGACGAAGAGGGGGGGCGCTGGACCTATATGCACCACCCCTTCACCAGCCCTAATCTGGACGATCTGCCGTTATTGGAAAGCGACCCCGGTAAGGTGCGGGCCTATGCCTACGACCTGGTGTTCAACGGCCTCGAGGTCGGGGGTGGCTCGATCCGCATCCACCGCCGCGATCTGCAGGAACGGATGTTTGCGCTTTTGGGCATCAGCCCGGCGGAAGCCCAGGAGAAGTTCGGGTTTTTGCTCGAGGCCCTTTCCTACGGAGCCCCGCCGCACGGCGGGATCGCCTGGGGGCTGGACCGTTTCATCGCTACCCTGGCGGGGGAGGAATCCATCCGCGAAGTGATCGCCTTCCCTAAAAACAAGGAAGGCCGCGAAACCCTCACCGGAGCTCCCAGCCGGGTCAGTGCGGCACAGCTCACCGAGTTGGGCATCGCGCTCGGACACACGGAGTAG
- a CDS encoding PhzF family phenazine biosynthesis protein, giving the protein MANSQLPYLLVDAFTDTPGGGNRVALVLDARGMSSGEMHRIAQRLAYPQAAFVTDWLGGSYSVRFFTPSGEVEFAGHAAIALALTLARQGMLAQGETRLFLRTPMETLPVELEYEAGTPIKAVLRGPSPRFRDPPQWKDIREVMEVLGVGDRYLHRGLPYGVAFTGLWSLFLPFVAPGLVDEVEPEMERLGELCARLEVATLHAYAPLGPRTFYARDFAPLLGIPEDPVTGSANAALGALLARAGVVPRREEAVDLTVLQGHRLGMPGTVEVRVEFSPGGEPYRVFIGGKAVQVESGRLEL; this is encoded by the coding sequence ATGGCCAATAGCCAGCTCCCCTACCTACTGGTGGACGCCTTCACCGATACCCCCGGCGGGGGTAACCGGGTGGCCCTGGTACTGGACGCCCGGGGGATGTCCTCGGGCGAGATGCACCGGATCGCCCAGCGCTTGGCTTACCCGCAGGCGGCCTTCGTCACCGACTGGTTGGGCGGGAGCTACTCGGTGCGGTTCTTCACCCCCAGCGGGGAGGTGGAGTTCGCCGGACACGCCGCGATCGCCCTGGCCCTGACCCTGGCGCGCCAGGGAATGCTCGCGCAGGGGGAAACCCGGCTCTTTCTGCGCACCCCTATGGAGACCCTACCCGTAGAGCTCGAGTACGAGGCTGGGACCCCGATCAAGGCCGTCCTGCGCGGACCTTCGCCGCGCTTTCGTGACCCGCCGCAGTGGAAAGACATCCGGGAGGTGATGGAGGTGCTGGGGGTGGGCGACCGTTACCTGCACCGGGGGTTGCCCTACGGGGTGGCCTTTACCGGGCTGTGGTCGCTTTTTTTACCCTTTGTGGCCCCGGGGTTGGTGGACGAGGTAGAACCGGAGATGGAGCGGCTGGGAGAGCTCTGCGCCCGGCTCGAGGTCGCCACCCTCCACGCCTATGCCCCCTTGGGGCCGCGCACCTTTTACGCCCGCGATTTCGCCCCCCTGTTGGGCATCCCCGAGGACCCCGTGACCGGATCAGCCAACGCCGCGTTGGGAGCGCTGCTGGCCCGGGCCGGGGTGGTTCCCCGGCGAGAGGAGGCGGTGGACCTGACGGTGCTCCAGGGGCATCGCCTGGGAATGCCGGGGACGGTGGAGGTGCGGGTGGAGTTCAGCCCCGGGGGGGAACCCTACCGGGTGTTCATCGGGGGGAAGGCCGTCCAGGTCGAAAGTGGACGGCTCGAGCTGTGA
- a CDS encoding HAD family hydrolase produces the protein MTGLVLIDVDGTLYGADGVPDCAWSAAELARAAGIRLAVCTGRPGRGFALEYARRLEPRGWHIFESGAVVMGSSGPERVCALPQGAYQHLLELSRRHGLPFEVYTAEGGFYRESAHPDLLAHEQMLGFPAEVRDLEGVPGPIVRVQYVVKLDGGWEALRPRVQEVAGVELHEATSPGMPGVGFASVTAQGVSKVSAARWVAERYGLTLEHAAMIGDGENDLELIRSAGLGIAMGNAPASVKAVARYVVPRVEECGLAEALQRVMSENRAGASSLRRGRD, from the coding sequence GTGACGGGATTGGTACTGATCGACGTGGACGGAACCCTGTACGGGGCAGACGGAGTCCCCGACTGCGCCTGGAGCGCCGCCGAGCTGGCCCGGGCGGCAGGGATTCGCCTGGCGGTCTGCACCGGGCGACCGGGGCGAGGGTTCGCCCTCGAGTACGCCCGGCGGCTAGAACCCCGGGGTTGGCATATCTTCGAATCGGGGGCGGTGGTGATGGGGAGCAGCGGCCCGGAGCGGGTCTGCGCCCTACCTCAGGGGGCGTATCAACACCTGCTCGAGCTCTCCCGCCGCCACGGCCTTCCCTTCGAGGTCTACACCGCCGAAGGGGGTTTCTACCGCGAGAGCGCGCATCCCGACCTGCTGGCCCACGAGCAGATGCTGGGTTTCCCTGCCGAGGTGCGAGATCTGGAGGGGGTGCCTGGCCCCATCGTCCGCGTGCAGTACGTGGTGAAGTTGGATGGGGGTTGGGAGGCCCTGCGCCCTAGGGTACAAGAAGTCGCCGGGGTAGAGCTGCACGAAGCCACCAGCCCGGGGATGCCCGGGGTGGGCTTCGCCTCGGTGACGGCGCAGGGGGTCTCTAAGGTCTCGGCGGCGCGCTGGGTGGCCGAGCGGTACGGGCTCACCCTGGAGCACGCTGCCATGATCGGGGACGGCGAGAACGACCTCGAGCTGATCCGCTCGGCGGGGTTGGGCATCGCCATGGGCAACGCCCCGGCTTCGGTCAAGGCGGTGGCGCGCTACGTGGTGCCCCGGGTCGAGGAATGCGGCCTGGCCGAAGCCTTGCAGCGGGTGATGAGCGAGAACCGCGCGGGGGCCTCCTCGTTGCGGCGGGGAAGGGATTAA
- a CDS encoding HAD family hydrolase, whose translation MIQLVALDLDGTFYAGPRLGVPESAWAAIERGKREGLRFAVCTGRPQGGYGLAWARRMEPEGAHIFNDGASICDALGRALHYEPLPNFAQIVELARKHRIAFDVLTETGGRYCQADLVPPGIEEHVAVVGVPAQLAVLEGLRETVVRSWWVTTDPTDWEVAKPDLEAVAGIDIAEYLSPREAIVGIIRKGVSKATGLEWLARYYGLDRREIAMIGDSDNDVTALRYAGLGIAMGNAVGAVKAVSDHVVGHVRESGFAEAIEYILEHNYAAR comes from the coding sequence TTGATCCAGCTCGTCGCGCTCGACCTCGACGGAACCTTCTACGCCGGGCCCCGGCTAGGGGTCCCGGAGAGCGCCTGGGCCGCGATCGAACGCGGCAAACGGGAAGGGCTCCGCTTCGCGGTCTGCACCGGGCGCCCTCAAGGCGGCTACGGGCTAGCGTGGGCTAGGCGGATGGAACCGGAAGGAGCCCACATCTTCAACGACGGGGCCTCGATCTGCGACGCCCTGGGGCGAGCTTTACACTACGAGCCCTTGCCCAATTTCGCCCAGATCGTTGAGCTAGCCCGCAAGCACCGGATCGCTTTCGACGTGTTGACCGAGACCGGAGGGCGCTACTGCCAGGCCGATCTGGTGCCGCCGGGGATCGAGGAGCATGTGGCGGTGGTGGGGGTCCCGGCGCAGCTAGCGGTGCTCGAAGGGCTGCGCGAAACCGTGGTGCGGAGTTGGTGGGTGACCACCGACCCCACCGATTGGGAAGTGGCCAAGCCGGACCTCGAGGCCGTTGCGGGGATCGACATCGCCGAGTACCTCTCTCCTCGGGAGGCCATCGTAGGCATCATCCGCAAAGGGGTCTCCAAAGCCACCGGGCTGGAGTGGCTGGCCCGCTACTACGGGCTGGATCGCCGCGAGATCGCCATGATCGGCGACTCCGATAACGACGTGACGGCGCTGCGCTACGCCGGGCTGGGGATCGCTATGGGCAACGCCGTCGGGGCGGTCAAGGCGGTCTCCGACCACGTCGTAGGGCACGTCCGCGAGAGCGGCTTTGCCGAGGCCATCGAATACATCCTGGAGCACAACTATGCCGCTCGCTGA
- a CDS encoding serine hydrolase — MPLAEEMQQLIAGFPGEVGVVLENLASGERFAHQEARPFPAASTIKLPMLCYALSTGVDLEQKIPIRPETVALGSGILKDLSPGLALPLRDLLTLMIVLSDNTATNVVLDFFGHKAPFNAYYRARGWLETYTAGLLSLPQDRPDPKREQGDFSRTSARDQAAILKSLWRGELPRAQTALDILSKQQLTGFLRYLPADLDDLEEGTTPLKLYSKSGEIRCCRHDAGILAKGDQAVVIAVLTESEADPRFHPDHPAVLLIGRIAEIAYRTWLT; from the coding sequence ATGCCGCTCGCTGAGGAGATGCAGCAGCTTATCGCTGGCTTTCCCGGGGAGGTAGGGGTGGTGCTGGAAAACTTGGCCAGCGGGGAGCGCTTCGCCCACCAGGAAGCCCGCCCCTTCCCGGCCGCCAGCACCATCAAGCTACCGATGCTGTGCTATGCACTTTCGACCGGAGTCGACCTTGAGCAAAAAATCCCCATCCGACCCGAAACCGTAGCGCTCGGCTCGGGCATCCTCAAGGACCTCTCGCCGGGCCTGGCGTTGCCCTTGCGCGACCTCCTGACGCTGATGATCGTACTGAGCGACAACACCGCCACCAATGTGGTGCTGGACTTCTTCGGACATAAAGCGCCCTTCAACGCCTATTACCGGGCTCGAGGCTGGCTCGAGACCTACACCGCCGGCCTGCTTTCGCTGCCCCAGGACCGGCCCGACCCGAAGCGCGAACAAGGGGACTTCAGCCGGACCAGCGCCCGCGACCAGGCGGCCATCTTGAAGTCGCTGTGGCGGGGGGAGTTACCCCGGGCCCAGACCGCCCTCGATATCCTCTCCAAGCAGCAGCTCACCGGCTTTCTGCGCTACCTCCCGGCGGACCTGGATGATCTTGAAGAGGGGACCACCCCGCTCAAGCTCTACTCGAAGTCCGGCGAGATCCGCTGCTGCCGCCACGACGCGGGGATCCTGGCCAAGGGAGACCAGGCGGTGGTGATCGCCGTCCTCACCGAGAGCGAAGCCGATCCCCGCTTCCATCCCGACCACCCAGCCGTCTTGCTGATCGGGCGGATCGCCGAAATCGCCTACCGCACCTGGCTGACCTGA